One Brassica napus cultivar Da-Ae chromosome C4, Da-Ae, whole genome shotgun sequence genomic region harbors:
- the LOC106375217 gene encoding GTP-binding protein At2g22870: MVILRCRFITINLAPIRPSHFQSHKILHTTRFFRTPNLISTPRITSSSLPTTRSISDEARFARSVRFIPPGVEIEELTDDMVLPGSNIVIGPFAGHSQIKQVEFVKSSARARDCPKDDLPEIAILGRSNVGKSSLINCLVRKKEVALTSKKPGKTQLINHFLVNKSWYIVDLPGYGFAKVSDAAKTDWSAFTKGYFLNRDTLVCVLLLIDASVPPQKIDLDCANWLGRNNVPLTFVFTKCDKMKAAKGKRPDENIKAFQQIIRENFKQHPPWILTSSVSGLGRDELLLHMSQLRNYWDQ; the protein is encoded by the exons ATGGTGATCCTCCGATGTCGATTCATAACGATAAATCTCGCTCCTATACGACCTTCACACTTCCAATCACACAAAATCCTCCACACAACCCGATTCTTCCGTACTCCGAATCTCATATCTACCCCACGAATCACATCTTCCTCTCTCCCCACGACCCGTTCCATCTCCGACGAAGCTAGATTCGCTCGCTCCGTCCGGTTCATACCTCCCGGCGTCGAAATCGAGGAGTTAACAGATGATATGGTGCTTCCGGGCTCCAACATCGTAATCGGACCTTTCGCGGGCCACTCCCAGATCAAACAAGTCGAGTTCGTCAAGAGCAGCGCTCGTGCTCGAGACTGTCCTAAAGACGACCTTCCCGAGATTGCCATCTTGGGTCGTTCCAATGTCGGAAAATCTTCGCTTATCAACTGTTTGGTCCGTAAAAAAGAAGTCGCTCTCACTTCCAAGAAACCTG GAAAGACTCAGCTTATCAATCACTTCTTGGTGAATAAGAGTTGGTACATTGTGGATTTGCCTGGTTATGGGTTTGCTAAAGTGTCAGATGCTGCGAAGACGGATTGGTCTGCGTTTACTAAAGGTTACTTCTTGAATAGAGACACACTTGTTTGTGTGCTTCTTCTGATTGATGCAAGTGTTCCTCCTCAGAAGATTGATCTTGATTGTGCGAATTGGCTCGGTCGCAACAAT GTACCGTTGACTTTTGTGTTTACGAAGTGTGATAAAATGAAGGCGGCGAAAGGGAAGAGACCTGATGAGAACATTAAAGCTTTTCAACAGATCAttagagaaaattttaaacaacacccTCCTTGGATTTTGACGAGTAGTGTGTCTGGTTTGGGCAGAGACGAGCTTCTCCTTCACATGTCGCAGCTGAGAAACTATTGGGatcaatag